The Lacipirellulaceae bacterium genome contains a region encoding:
- a CDS encoding NAD(+)/NADH kinase: MSQPFTTSTDRPRAILLADRSRPEIRERADDLRPTIDAHLEVVAEIDDLSGEEFPEVEAEFGLVLGGDGSMLRTAHLMGYRQMPVIGVNLGHLGFLAGIQPDHLAEVLPCLACCDYEVVPHLMVECVVMRGDEEFCRALALNEVAVLAGPPFAMLAVQLVVDGELATTYSCDGLIVSTPVGSTAHNLSAGGPILSKAMQAVVVSPISPHTLTNRPVVDSADRVYELAVPDPNEGTTLVVDGKVICQLTAEDRIVVKRSAAEFKLIEVSGRGYYRTLREKLHWGGRLTD; the protein is encoded by the coding sequence ATGAGCCAGCCCTTCACCACCTCGACGGATCGCCCCCGGGCGATCCTGCTTGCTGATCGTAGCCGTCCGGAAATTCGCGAACGGGCCGATGACTTGCGGCCAACGATTGATGCACATCTCGAAGTTGTTGCTGAGATTGATGATCTTTCCGGCGAAGAATTTCCGGAAGTCGAGGCCGAGTTCGGATTGGTCTTGGGGGGCGACGGTTCGATGCTGCGGACCGCACATCTCATGGGCTATCGGCAGATGCCGGTGATTGGGGTGAATCTCGGGCACTTAGGATTTCTCGCCGGCATTCAACCCGATCACTTGGCCGAAGTGTTACCCTGCTTGGCCTGCTGCGATTACGAGGTTGTGCCCCACTTGATGGTTGAATGTGTCGTCATGCGCGGGGATGAAGAATTCTGCCGCGCGCTGGCGCTTAACGAAGTAGCCGTCCTCGCGGGTCCCCCGTTTGCAATGCTAGCAGTTCAGTTGGTGGTTGATGGTGAATTAGCCACTACCTATAGCTGTGATGGACTGATCGTGAGCACTCCCGTTGGTTCTACGGCCCATAATCTCTCCGCGGGAGGTCCCATTCTCAGTAAGGCGATGCAGGCCGTGGTGGTTTCTCCCATTAGCCCCCACACGCTCACGAATCGACCAGTGGTGGATTCGGCGGACAGAGTCTACGAACTGGCAGTGCCTGATCCGAACGAAGGGACTACACTGGTGGTCGACGGTAAGGTGATCTGCCAACTGACCGCAGAGGATCGGATCGTCGTGAAGCGATCAGCCGCTGAGTTCAAGCTCATTGAAGTCAGTGGCCGAGGCTACTATCGCACTTTGCGTGAAAAGTTGCATTGGGGCGGTAGGCTAACGGACTAA
- the xseA gene encoding exodeoxyribonuclease VII large subunit → MPTATRPEPADAARSVLSVSQITAQLKGMVEQEFGSVWVSGEISNFSRPQSGHYYLTLKDEAAQLRAVVWRGTASRLKFDLYDGLEVVCRGRLDVYPPRGSYQLVIEKIEPLGVGALELALQKLRERLEKEGLFRTDRKKPLPKFPRRIGVVTSPTGAAIRDFLEVLRRRWRGIEVLIFPTRVQGETAAQEIAAAIKDANRLSKPVDVLVVGRGGGSMEDLWCFNEEPVIRALAASRVPTISAVGHEIDVTLADLAADVRALTPSEAAELAVPSAEDFLGGVRALEQRLHGLAKRMVEQLRDRVDWLASRPVFERPEESVRNLSRQIDEIDKRLHTSLNQTLRNQQAELLGLAGKLEVLSPLGVLSRGYSLTQLAKNEELLTDSRRVKVGEELLTRLANGSVVSRVESVTN, encoded by the coding sequence ATGCCTACCGCAACGAGACCTGAGCCTGCTGATGCCGCTCGGTCCGTGCTGTCGGTCTCCCAAATCACGGCACAGTTAAAGGGGATGGTGGAACAAGAGTTCGGCTCTGTCTGGGTCTCGGGCGAAATCTCGAACTTTTCGCGACCCCAGTCAGGGCACTATTATCTCACTCTCAAGGACGAAGCCGCACAACTGCGAGCGGTCGTCTGGCGAGGAACCGCCTCGCGATTGAAGTTCGATCTTTACGATGGCTTAGAGGTTGTCTGCCGTGGTCGGCTGGATGTCTACCCGCCACGGGGCAGTTACCAACTGGTGATCGAGAAGATCGAACCGTTGGGCGTTGGTGCGCTCGAACTCGCTTTGCAAAAACTTCGCGAGAGATTGGAAAAGGAGGGCTTGTTTCGAACCGATCGGAAAAAGCCTTTGCCGAAATTCCCCCGTCGGATCGGTGTTGTCACGAGTCCCACGGGTGCAGCGATTCGCGACTTCCTCGAAGTTCTCCGCCGACGGTGGCGGGGCATTGAGGTGTTGATCTTCCCAACGCGCGTTCAGGGAGAAACAGCTGCCCAGGAAATCGCTGCCGCGATCAAAGATGCGAACCGCCTGAGCAAGCCGGTCGATGTCCTGGTGGTCGGTCGTGGTGGCGGCAGCATGGAAGATCTGTGGTGCTTTAATGAGGAGCCGGTCATTCGCGCCCTAGCGGCTTCACGCGTGCCGACGATCTCGGCAGTGGGTCATGAAATTGATGTCACACTCGCAGATTTAGCCGCCGATGTCCGGGCGCTTACACCCAGCGAAGCGGCCGAACTGGCGGTCCCTTCAGCGGAAGACTTTCTTGGCGGAGTCCGCGCGCTCGAACAACGACTGCACGGACTCGCGAAACGAATGGTCGAGCAACTTCGTGATCGAGTCGATTGGCTCGCTTCACGCCCTGTCTTCGAGCGGCCCGAAGAGTCCGTGAGGAACCTTTCGCGTCAAATCGACGAGATCGACAAACGGCTTCATACTTCGCTGAATCAGACGCTGCGAAACCAACAGGCGGAATTGCTTGGCCTTGCCGGTAAGCTCGAAGTACTCAGTCCGCTAGGCGTGCTTTCCAGAGGTTACAGCCTGACGCAATTGGCCAAGAATGAGGAACTGCTCACAGACAGCCGTCGAGTCAAGGTGGGGGAAGAGTTGCTTACGCGGTTAGCTAATGGTTCGGTCGTCAGTCGCGTTGAATCAGTCACGAATTAA
- a CDS encoding AsmA-like C-terminal region-containing protein, which yields MILVVAVIGVYYYTHMGDEIRQRTEVALAEKFPHLQVSVGGARLIEGHGIAIYDLQFDEAASSKSHSHLLSVDELLLECDASLTKLVQGVPEVRRVVVRRPRCSVRRDPSGRLNLEDFLPLPQTQLRRPPIIIESGILTYTDLAKSKLPPLVVRDVNLAIAGSSKESPASDQRVAVNGTLSGSQLRKARLRASFDPATGAYRGELGIDSFSFDDDLQEWLNHHLTHSPHGRSLAGLKLGYQMTGYVQVSGDLKTAPQAAAKLQIAGGRAEHPRLPRPLTNLRCQVELVDNQLAIKDFHAQCGPAAVAGAARRNGLSSAAPTTLAARVVQLPLDKSLRKSLPELLQVQWAKFQPEGVVDLTLQASFDGRTWSPNATLSGTELSFTSDKFPYRLHDGYGSIVVVPRKGLDPLRLDLDLTGYGGGQPIRIKGQVFDPKPEARGWATITGKQVEIEKKMLAALPPKPREVIESLHPNGKIDFNWRIDRHQDGAKPRTTLDMSLVDLAVNYDRFPYPLRGINGKVYAEDDRWTFRDLVSKGRRQIRCQGYLQPATVGSVLALRFTGEQVPLDDNLFEAFDEHVQQAWTELRPRGHVDFTADVDYRTGQGKPRIRADIRPRPETASLRPRFFDYLMEDVSGLITYDEGAITLDQVRGRHVRTQILTNGNGFFSPTGAWQMQLVGLTVDRIAVGRDLLTALPPKLSKLIDSLKPTGSFRIDKGILSFRKDASPMAPVVADWDFQLNCQQTDLQCGIDLHNLHGTVRLVGESDGQRNYSRGDLDLDTVMFEGVQFTNVKGPMWADDNQCLLGRKASAQSGRPPQPLTATAYDGRIAANAKVTYYGLPRYEAEASLVGVDLSRLVVERFGSTEQMSGKIDADVEITGAGRSLHALTGKGDIHLREADIYESPVLLRLLKTLRNGRLSKSAFSEGDIRFRLDGQHIYLDQLDFLGDVVNLKGKGYTNFDHELKLVFHAEVGPTDYQIPVIKNLVKRTNQQILQLYVDGTFSDPIVQKQPFPGISQLLNQIQSDFEAAPANRPQLAPRTATGQVRRN from the coding sequence GTGATCTTGGTGGTGGCCGTTATTGGCGTGTACTACTACACGCACATGGGGGACGAGATCCGTCAGCGAACTGAAGTGGCACTCGCAGAGAAGTTTCCGCACCTGCAGGTGAGCGTCGGAGGAGCCCGGCTAATCGAAGGGCATGGGATTGCGATCTACGATCTGCAATTCGACGAAGCGGCAAGTTCCAAATCGCATAGCCATCTGCTGTCCGTGGATGAACTGCTGCTGGAATGCGATGCGAGTCTGACCAAATTGGTCCAAGGAGTGCCCGAAGTACGGCGGGTTGTTGTGCGTCGTCCGCGGTGTTCGGTGAGACGTGACCCCAGCGGGCGGCTGAATCTGGAAGACTTCTTGCCGCTACCGCAAACGCAACTGCGCCGTCCGCCGATCATCATCGAAAGCGGTATTCTCACCTACACGGATTTAGCAAAGAGCAAACTGCCGCCGCTTGTGGTGCGGGATGTGAATTTAGCGATTGCCGGGTCAAGCAAGGAAAGCCCCGCAAGCGATCAGCGAGTGGCGGTCAACGGAACGCTCTCTGGCTCGCAACTAAGAAAAGCCAGGCTACGCGCTTCCTTCGATCCGGCCACCGGCGCGTACCGCGGCGAATTGGGGATCGATTCGTTCTCCTTCGACGATGACCTCCAAGAATGGTTAAATCATCACCTGACGCACTCGCCACACGGACGTTCTCTAGCCGGCCTAAAACTCGGCTATCAAATGACGGGCTACGTGCAAGTCTCCGGCGACTTGAAGACTGCTCCGCAAGCTGCGGCCAAGTTACAGATTGCCGGCGGACGCGCGGAGCATCCTCGCCTTCCACGACCACTCACGAATCTGCGCTGCCAAGTTGAACTTGTCGACAATCAGCTCGCCATCAAAGATTTTCACGCCCAATGCGGTCCCGCTGCCGTTGCCGGAGCAGCCCGCCGTAATGGACTGTCCTCAGCGGCTCCGACAACACTGGCCGCCCGTGTAGTCCAACTGCCACTTGATAAGTCGCTGCGTAAATCTCTGCCAGAGTTGCTGCAAGTTCAGTGGGCTAAGTTCCAACCCGAGGGCGTCGTTGACCTCACACTGCAGGCGAGCTTCGACGGTCGAACATGGAGTCCCAACGCGACTCTTTCGGGTACCGAACTCTCTTTCACATCAGATAAATTTCCTTATCGGCTGCATGACGGGTATGGCTCGATCGTGGTCGTCCCCCGAAAGGGTCTCGATCCTTTGCGACTCGACCTCGACCTTACTGGTTACGGCGGCGGACAACCGATTCGAATTAAAGGTCAGGTTTTCGATCCGAAGCCTGAAGCGCGTGGATGGGCAACCATCACCGGGAAGCAGGTTGAGATCGAAAAGAAAATGCTGGCGGCTTTACCACCCAAGCCTCGTGAAGTCATCGAGTCGCTTCATCCCAACGGGAAGATCGACTTCAACTGGCGAATAGATCGCCATCAGGATGGTGCGAAGCCGCGAACGACACTCGATATGAGCCTCGTTGACCTAGCAGTGAACTACGATCGATTCCCCTACCCACTGCGGGGGATCAACGGCAAGGTTTATGCGGAAGACGACCGTTGGACTTTCCGTGACTTGGTTTCCAAAGGGCGTCGGCAGATTCGTTGCCAAGGTTATTTACAGCCTGCCACTGTCGGATCGGTTCTCGCACTACGGTTCACCGGCGAACAGGTTCCGTTGGACGATAACCTCTTCGAAGCCTTCGACGAGCATGTCCAGCAGGCCTGGACAGAGTTGCGACCTCGAGGGCACGTTGATTTCACCGCCGACGTGGACTATCGCACCGGGCAAGGCAAACCGCGGATTCGGGCAGACATTCGCCCACGACCAGAGACGGCATCGCTGCGGCCACGGTTTTTCGACTACTTGATGGAAGACGTCTCCGGGCTGATCACTTATGACGAAGGGGCGATCACTCTCGATCAAGTCCGCGGGCGGCACGTGCGGACACAGATCCTAACCAATGGCAACGGTTTCTTTTCTCCCACAGGTGCTTGGCAGATGCAGTTGGTGGGGCTTACGGTCGATCGGATCGCCGTAGGACGTGATTTACTAACGGCTCTGCCGCCGAAGTTGAGCAAGTTGATCGATTCGCTCAAACCGACCGGAAGTTTTCGCATCGACAAAGGGATTCTTTCCTTCCGAAAAGACGCTTCTCCGATGGCTCCAGTCGTCGCCGACTGGGACTTCCAACTCAATTGCCAGCAGACCGACCTGCAATGCGGCATCGACTTGCACAACCTGCACGGCACGGTTCGATTGGTTGGTGAGTCCGATGGGCAGCGGAATTATTCCCGTGGCGATCTTGACCTCGACACAGTCATGTTTGAGGGCGTTCAATTCACCAACGTCAAAGGACCGATGTGGGCGGATGACAACCAGTGCCTCCTTGGTAGAAAGGCATCCGCCCAGTCGGGTAGGCCGCCCCAACCGTTGACAGCCACTGCTTACGATGGCCGCATCGCCGCTAACGCCAAGGTAACTTACTACGGCTTACCTCGTTACGAAGCAGAAGCGAGCCTCGTGGGCGTTGACCTTTCACGTTTGGTTGTCGAGCGTTTTGGTAGTACCGAACAGATGAGTGGCAAGATCGATGCGGATGTCGAAATCACCGGGGCAGGACGTTCGCTCCACGCACTGACCGGCAAGGGAGATATTCATCTTCGTGAGGCAGACATTTACGAGTCGCCGGTTTTGCTGCGTCTCTTGAAAACCCTACGCAACGGCAGGCTCAGTAAAAGCGCCTTTAGCGAGGGAGATATTCGCTTCCGACTTGATGGGCAGCATATTTATTTAGATCAGCTCGATTTCCTGGGGGACGTAGTCAACTTGAAGGGGAAAGGCTACACGAATTTCGATCATGAGTTGAAGCTGGTTTTCCACGCGGAAGTCGGACCAACCGACTATCAGATTCCGGTGATCAAAAACCTAGTGAAAAGGACAAATCAGCAGATCTTGCAGTTGTATGTTGATGGCACGTTTAGCGACCCCATCGTTCAGAAGCAGCCGTTCCCAGGGATTAGCCAACTGCTCAACCAAATCCAAAGCGACTTCGAGGCAGCACCTGCGAACCGTCCGCAGTTAGCACCACGAACAGCAACGGGGCAAGTTCGACGCAATTGA
- a CDS encoding lysophospholipid acyltransferase family protein, giving the protein MKKKTRQEDKPKLAIRAGGLLASWGIRAWMRTLDYRAVFQDPLVDAHHPADRPRIYVLWHEYLLTPLYLRGNCNLSMLLSKHRDADILDQVGRRLGFQCVRGSTYNGATSALREMSRRGRSMHLTITPDGPRGPRRELAQGAVFLASRMQMPIVALGFGYDRPWRAKSWDQFAIPKPFSRVRAMVSPEIHIPAGLSREELEDQRVSVEQTLNRLTSEAEDWAASGGSREGEVKAKRQGLPPENALNKQSVLADELARRGLDPCGETKSPGERAA; this is encoded by the coding sequence ATGAAGAAGAAAACGCGACAAGAGGACAAACCGAAACTGGCCATCCGCGCAGGAGGCCTGCTCGCCTCGTGGGGCATTCGAGCTTGGATGCGGACGCTCGACTATCGGGCCGTCTTTCAGGATCCGTTGGTCGATGCGCACCATCCGGCTGATCGCCCGCGAATTTATGTTCTATGGCACGAGTACCTGCTCACGCCACTTTACTTGCGCGGGAACTGTAACCTCTCGATGCTGTTGAGCAAACATCGCGATGCTGACATTCTCGATCAAGTTGGCCGGCGGCTCGGCTTTCAATGCGTGCGGGGTTCGACCTACAACGGAGCGACGAGCGCCTTACGCGAAATGTCGCGTCGTGGTCGGAGTATGCACCTGACGATCACGCCCGATGGCCCCCGCGGACCGCGACGTGAACTCGCCCAAGGGGCGGTGTTCCTCGCTTCGCGGATGCAGATGCCGATTGTGGCGCTCGGCTTCGGTTACGATCGACCGTGGCGGGCGAAGAGCTGGGATCAGTTCGCGATTCCCAAACCGTTCTCACGCGTGCGTGCAATGGTGAGCCCCGAGATACACATTCCCGCAGGTCTGAGTCGTGAGGAACTCGAAGACCAACGTGTAAGCGTCGAGCAGACACTTAATCGGCTGACCTCAGAAGCCGAAGACTGGGCTGCGAGCGGTGGGAGTCGCGAGGGTGAAGTGAAGGCGAAACGTCAGGGTTTGCCACCAGAGAACGCGTTGAACAAGCAATCGGTGCTAGCCGACGAGCTTGCTCGTCGCGGCCTTGACCCGTGTGGAGAAACGAAATCCCCGGGGGAACGTGCTGCGTGA
- a CDS encoding polyprenyl synthetase family protein: MMQTHPAPPTLVSPEDLLAFESALAEAVDYSEGCPERLADAIRYVLLAPGKRLRPQLVLLAAKACGGGLEAALPAAIAVEMIHAYSLVHDDLPAMDDDDLRRGRLTCHKKFDEATAILVGDALQARAFEVLSTQIEVPEIAAAACSELAKAAGATALVGGQADDLSAEFQELSLDQLQWIHARKTGALFRVSLKLGGLTANAETSKLSALDEYGKKLGLAFQIVDDLLDVAGTTEKLGKQTGKDAQQGKSTFPKLLGVGDSRERVSQLITEACAAVDSLGEAASSLKELANYVGQRNH, from the coding sequence ATGATGCAAACCCACCCTGCCCCGCCGACATTGGTCTCGCCTGAGGATCTACTCGCCTTCGAGTCCGCGCTTGCCGAAGCGGTTGATTACTCCGAAGGTTGCCCCGAGCGATTGGCCGACGCGATTCGTTATGTGTTGTTGGCCCCTGGCAAGCGACTACGCCCGCAGCTTGTGTTACTCGCTGCCAAAGCGTGCGGCGGCGGTCTGGAAGCCGCCCTGCCGGCAGCCATCGCCGTGGAGATGATCCACGCCTATTCGTTGGTCCACGACGACCTCCCCGCGATGGACGATGACGATCTCCGCCGCGGACGACTCACCTGCCACAAGAAGTTTGACGAGGCGACAGCGATTCTCGTCGGAGACGCCCTCCAAGCCCGCGCGTTTGAGGTGCTTTCGACACAGATTGAAGTTCCTGAAATCGCTGCTGCCGCTTGTTCAGAGTTAGCCAAAGCCGCAGGTGCGACGGCCTTGGTTGGCGGGCAAGCCGACGATTTGTCGGCAGAATTCCAGGAATTGTCGCTCGACCAATTACAATGGATTCATGCCCGTAAGACGGGCGCACTGTTTCGGGTTTCCCTGAAACTTGGTGGCCTGACCGCAAATGCCGAGACCTCGAAGTTGTCCGCTCTGGATGAATATGGGAAAAAGCTAGGATTAGCCTTTCAGATCGTCGACGACCTCTTGGACGTGGCCGGCACGACCGAGAAACTCGGCAAACAGACCGGTAAAGACGCACAACAGGGAAAATCGACCTTTCCCAAACTGCTAGGCGTAGGAGATAGTAGAGAACGAGTCAGCCAGTTAATCACCGAGGCTTGCGCTGCGGTTGATTCTTTAGGAGAAGCTGCGTCGTCGCTGAAGGAATTGGCAAACTATGTTGGGCAGCGAAATCATTAG
- the tilS gene encoding tRNA lysidine(34) synthetase TilS, translating into MKSPRHTVEASIEESWPLSDWRSVNVVVAVSGGADSMALLRAIWTLKDQCGGPGIVTAVHVNHQLRGPQSDEDEGWLAEQCQQLGVRFVARRVAVVVKAAEDGDGIESAARDLRYDVLTEEAHTLGARFLATAHHRDDQVETILFRLLRGTGLRGLRGMSRARPLSPSVTLMRPMLNCTREEILDYLASIDQPFREDASNADNAFSRNRLRNDLLPLLREEFNQGIDDALMRLSRQAGETYELVEQQARKLYEKCRLKDGEDQRHGFTLSVSSLLDRSDTLVIEVLRLAWREIGFPEQGMTDATWRLLAELCQCVHDDKKHSLPANLLAQCDGRELRVYKAKQ; encoded by the coding sequence GTCGTTGCCGTGTCCGGGGGTGCCGATAGTATGGCACTGTTGCGGGCGATTTGGACTCTTAAAGACCAATGCGGAGGGCCCGGCATCGTCACTGCCGTCCACGTCAATCATCAGCTAAGAGGCCCGCAATCGGATGAGGATGAAGGATGGCTCGCAGAGCAGTGTCAGCAGTTGGGCGTGAGGTTCGTCGCTCGGCGAGTAGCTGTGGTAGTGAAGGCTGCGGAGGATGGCGATGGGATTGAGAGTGCTGCGCGTGACCTTCGGTACGACGTACTGACCGAGGAGGCTCACACCCTGGGCGCCCGCTTCTTGGCGACAGCCCACCATCGCGACGATCAGGTGGAAACCATCCTATTTAGGCTGCTGCGGGGAACTGGCCTCCGAGGTCTGCGCGGGATGAGCCGAGCGAGACCGCTCTCACCGAGCGTAACGCTCATGAGGCCTATGCTTAATTGTACTCGCGAGGAAATCCTTGATTATCTCGCTTCGATCGACCAACCTTTTCGTGAAGATGCAAGCAACGCGGACAACGCGTTCTCTCGCAATCGGCTGCGGAACGATTTGTTGCCGTTGTTGCGTGAAGAATTCAACCAGGGCATTGACGACGCTTTGATGAGGCTCTCAAGGCAAGCTGGCGAAACATACGAATTGGTCGAACAGCAGGCACGCAAGCTCTATGAAAAGTGCCGTCTTAAAGACGGCGAAGATCAGCGACACGGTTTCACCTTGAGTGTGAGTTCACTTCTGGATCGTTCCGACACCCTTGTTATCGAAGTGCTGCGGCTAGCGTGGAGAGAAATAGGCTTCCCAGAGCAAGGCATGACGGATGCGACCTGGAGATTGCTAGCAGAACTCTGTCAATGTGTACACGATGACAAGAAGCATTCTCTCCCCGCAAACCTGCTAGCACAATGCGATGGGCGGGAACTGCGAGTTTATAAGGCCAAGCAGTAG
- the dxs gene encoding 1-deoxy-D-xylulose-5-phosphate synthase, with the protein MTTPSSSKKPPLLPTIASSDDLRGFSLPQLEQLATEMREVLCNLIACRSAHFASNLGVVELCLALHQTFDFRKDRLIWDTGHQIYPHKLITGRYDEFQTIRTKGGLMGYPNPAESEYDLFMTGHAGASVSTALGLASGDDLLRKEEGRHSVAVIGDGAFPSGVVFEALNNARRQGEKLLVVLNDNRMSICPRVGGVADYLDRLRMNPVYDGSKDVVAKILNKVPLLGDPAERFLVQIKEAAKAGISGGMMFEDLGFRYVGPIDGHNIGLLRKYLKLSQKIDQPVLLHVVTEKGHGFQPAASDPVTFHAPPQFERRDEEIVAMKKSSSRAYTHVASEAILAQMKADERVTVLTAAMCQGNKLDAVREQIPERFFDTGICEAHAVAFAAGQAKAGARPIVDIYSTFLQRAYDHIFQEVALQNLPVTFMLDRGGLAGPDGPTHHGVFDFGYLRVFPNMTVMAPGDAIDLPAMLDFSLKHDGPCAIRYPKAQAVEITRDIAPVEHGKAEVLDWGEDGCLIACGALLSRCVEAAEQLKQEGLHVGVINARFLKPLDTETILKAVRECPFVVTLEEAALAGGFGSAVLEAAAGAGVDASRVIRLGIPDVFVEHGERDELLADLGMSVAGIVKTCREAIGVKSSVVAQ; encoded by the coding sequence ATGACTACCCCAAGTTCCTCTAAGAAACCGCCTCTGCTACCAACGATCGCCAGCTCCGACGATCTGCGAGGTTTCTCTTTGCCACAGTTGGAACAGTTGGCAACAGAAATGCGTGAAGTACTGTGCAATCTCATTGCCTGTCGCAGCGCTCATTTTGCTTCCAACCTGGGGGTCGTGGAGCTTTGCCTCGCACTGCACCAGACGTTCGACTTTCGTAAAGACCGACTCATCTGGGACACGGGTCATCAGATCTATCCCCACAAGTTGATCACTGGTCGCTATGACGAATTCCAAACGATCCGCACCAAGGGGGGCCTCATGGGTTACCCCAATCCGGCGGAAAGTGAGTACGACCTGTTCATGACCGGCCACGCTGGAGCCAGCGTTTCGACAGCCTTGGGACTCGCTAGTGGTGATGATCTGCTTCGCAAAGAAGAAGGGCGTCACAGCGTTGCCGTGATTGGTGACGGTGCTTTTCCTTCGGGTGTCGTTTTCGAAGCCTTGAACAACGCTCGTCGCCAAGGTGAAAAGTTACTGGTCGTTTTGAATGACAACCGCATGTCAATCTGCCCGCGGGTGGGTGGCGTCGCAGACTATCTCGATCGTCTTCGCATGAACCCGGTGTACGATGGCTCGAAAGACGTCGTTGCCAAGATTCTCAACAAAGTGCCACTGCTGGGCGACCCGGCAGAGCGCTTTCTCGTGCAAATCAAGGAAGCTGCCAAGGCGGGGATTAGCGGCGGAATGATGTTTGAGGACCTCGGCTTCCGCTATGTTGGCCCCATCGATGGTCATAATATCGGACTCCTGCGCAAGTACCTCAAGTTGTCGCAAAAAATCGATCAGCCTGTCCTGCTGCACGTCGTCACCGAGAAAGGACACGGCTTCCAGCCGGCTGCATCTGATCCGGTGACCTTCCACGCGCCGCCACAGTTTGAACGTCGTGACGAAGAAATCGTTGCGATGAAGAAGAGTTCGAGCCGAGCTTACACGCATGTGGCTTCTGAGGCGATTCTCGCTCAGATGAAAGCCGATGAGCGAGTAACCGTCCTCACGGCAGCCATGTGCCAAGGGAACAAGCTCGATGCAGTGCGAGAACAAATCCCTGAGCGGTTCTTCGATACTGGAATCTGTGAAGCTCACGCGGTCGCTTTTGCCGCCGGCCAAGCAAAGGCGGGGGCAAGGCCCATTGTTGATATCTACAGCACGTTCTTACAGCGGGCTTACGATCACATTTTTCAGGAAGTTGCTCTGCAAAACCTCCCCGTCACGTTCATGCTCGACCGTGGTGGTTTGGCGGGGCCCGATGGACCGACTCATCACGGCGTTTTCGACTTCGGTTACCTTCGCGTCTTCCCAAACATGACGGTGATGGCCCCCGGCGATGCGATTGACTTACCAGCGATGCTCGACTTCTCACTGAAGCACGACGGGCCGTGTGCGATTCGTTACCCCAAAGCGCAGGCTGTCGAGATCACCCGCGATATCGCACCGGTTGAACATGGAAAAGCGGAAGTCCTCGACTGGGGCGAAGATGGCTGCCTGATCGCGTGCGGTGCCCTGCTCTCCCGTTGTGTCGAGGCGGCAGAGCAGCTGAAGCAAGAAGGTCTGCACGTCGGTGTGATCAACGCTCGTTTCCTGAAGCCGCTCGACACTGAAACCATTCTGAAAGCCGTCAGAGAATGTCCTTTCGTCGTGACGCTTGAGGAAGCGGCTTTGGCAGGCGGGTTCGGCAGTGCAGTGCTAGAAGCCGCTGCCGGAGCGGGCGTCGATGCGAGTCGTGTAATCCGGCTAGGGATCCCCGATGTGTTTGTTGAGCACGGCGAGCGAGATGAGTTGCTTGCAGACCTCGGGATGAGCGTTGCAGGGATTGTGAAGACTTGCCGCGAAGCTATTGGCGTCAAGTCGTCCGTTGTTGCTCAATAG
- the xseB gene encoding exodeoxyribonuclease VII small subunit translates to MAKKKVVKKKKETGETLSFEDSLAELESIVGKLESGQLPLSDSLAAYEQGVKRVKGCYALLEDAERRIELVTSVDEQGVANTQAYDESEEGDLTKKAGQRARRRTARKSSDEDDASSLF, encoded by the coding sequence ATGGCAAAGAAAAAAGTCGTCAAGAAGAAAAAGGAAACGGGCGAGACGCTCAGTTTTGAAGACTCTCTGGCGGAGCTAGAAAGCATTGTTGGCAAACTCGAAAGTGGGCAACTGCCGCTCTCGGATTCGCTGGCCGCCTACGAGCAAGGCGTGAAGCGAGTCAAAGGATGTTACGCGCTATTGGAAGACGCCGAGCGTCGTATTGAGTTGGTCACTTCCGTTGATGAGCAAGGCGTTGCAAACACGCAGGCGTATGATGAGAGTGAAGAGGGCGACCTCACCAAGAAGGCTGGGCAGAGAGCCCGTCGACGAACCGCGCGAAAGTCTTCCGACGAAGATGACGCGAGTTCGTTGTTCTGA